In the genome of Paenibacillus pabuli, the window TGGGTAAAGCTCCCGCAGGCAATAGCAGGGTAAACATGAGGACAAAAGCCAAAAACAGTCCAAAGCTTCGCTTGCTTTGTTCAAATAATCTTGTCATGGTCTACCTCCTGAATAATGGATTTGGAATGATAAGAATGATAACTCGTTCTGCCCACCCCGAATTTCGTTATGAGGGGAGAGTTAGGAGAGCTCAACTCCTTTCTGATCCGCATGAAGCAGCAGAATAGTAACGCTTTATGTAAGAATCATGGTAGCAATCGGGAAATAAACAATTAAAAAGGTGTGATTTTGATTTGCGGCAAATATAAAATGTGTTTTTAATTCTTGGATTCCGTGTCTAAATTGCATTATAGGGGATGATTACAGGAGATTCAACAGATATTTTTCCAGAATTTATTGTGTTTTCTATTGAAAATAAGCAAATTTCATTGAATTTTGAGCATGGGTATTTATAACTTCGATATAATATTTGCCGCAAATAAAAATGAATACAAATTAAAGTATATGATAATATAATAAAAATGTAAACGCTTAATTTGTGATAAATAAAGAGTTATAATGTTTAGTAGTATATAAAATACACTCTGAATATGTTGCCGCAAAATAATTAAATTTTTAGCCAAAATCAATTGACAAGGAATTAAAACTATTTTACTATCGTTACATAGTCACTGTCCTGTTAGATTTCTTAACATTGAATTGGCTTCATGGCATTTGCCGCAAATTTACAAGCAACGGAGAGTGTAAGCATGGAGAAGATAAAAATGGCTTTTATCGGTGTAGGAGACATGGGGTCACATCATTGCATTGGTTTTGATTTGCTCGAAGATAGTGAGGTTCGCTATATCTGTGATATGAATGAAGCCAATGTGGCACGTACGCTGGCTGAACTCAAGAACAGCAATCCCACCATCGTTAGCGATTATCGTGAACTGCTTGCCAAGGAAGACTTGGATGCGGTGGTTATCAGTGTACCGAACTATTTGCACCGTGAAGTGGCGGTAGCTTTTCTGGAAGCGGGCAAGCATGTATTTCTGGAGAAACCGGTCGCCCATACCATTGAGGACTGTGATGCCATTATAGAAGCTGCGGAAGCCTCAGGACGGGTATTGCAGATCGGATTGGTTTATCGGTACTCGAATCTGTATCGTCGAATGGAGAAGGAATTGGAGAACGGACGTCTTGGCGATGTGAAATTGATGTGGTGCAAGGAATTCCGTGACCCGTTCCCGCCTGCGGATTGGTTCTATGACAAGACCAAGTCCGGGGGAGCGATCGTAGAGAAGGATTGCCATCACTTCGATATTTTCAACTGGATGATCCAGGCGAAGCCTGTCCGCGTGTTTGCCTCTGGAGGGCAGCATGTCATGAAGCAAGGGGAGCCTAATCGGATTCAGAATTCGTACAGTCACTATCCGACGAAAGAAATTTCGGACACCTCCATCGTTGATCACGCCTTTATCACCATTGATTATGATAACGGCAGCAAGGCCAATCTGGGATTGTGCATGTATTTGAAACCGCGCAATCTGATGGGAGAAGGGCTTGAGATCGGCCTGATTGGAGAAAATGGCGGTCAGATGGTGGCCCGTAATGACAAGACGATTGATATCGTTGGCGGGCAGGACTGGACGAAGGATCACCTGGAAATTGATGTGTCGTCGGATTCCATCATGGGTGGACATACCGGAGGACAGACTCAGCGCATTGATTTTCTGAAATGTGTACAGGAAGGCAGACAGCCCTTTGCGAGTGCACAGGTGGGTCGTAACGCGCTGCTTATTGCTCTGGCGGCAGAGAAATCCATTTTGGAAGAACGGTACGTCTATTTAGAAGAAATTTCAGGCTGAGGGGTGTCATCATGAACAGGTTGAGAAAATATGACACACTGCTGTTTTTTCTCTTCATTTTGCCTTGGATCATCGGATTTATTACCTTTTTCCTGTTTCCTTTCGGAACCTCGGTTTTCTACGCCTTTACCGATGCGAGACTTCCGGGAGCAACCAATTTCAACTTTGTCGGCATTGATAATTTTACACACATGATGGATGATCCCATCTTTTTGAAAAGCTTGATGAACACGATGTTTTTCGTTGTATTCGGTGTTCCGATCGTTACGGCGGGCATGCTCGGTCTGGCGATGCTGCTTAATTTTAATGTCAAAGGCATTGCCTTGTTCCGCACCTTCTTCTATTTACCAACCCTGGTGCCTATTGTGGCAACGGTCATTATTTGGCGGCTGGTATTCAACTCCGAATTTGGCATTCTGAATGCCGGACTTGGCGCGCTGGGGATAGGCAAAGTGGACTGGATTGGCGGGGAGCATACGATCAAGCCGGTCATCATCATGCTTCAGGTCTGGATCTCCGGCAGTGGCGTACTGATCTTCCTGGCTGCACTGAAAAATGTACCCAGACATCTGTACGAAGCTGCTGCCATTGACGGGGCGAGCGGGATACGCCGATTTTTCCAGATTACGCTGCCGATGATCAGTCCTTCCATCCTGTTTGTCATCATTATTCAGACGATGTATAACTTTCAGATGTTTACGGAAGCACTGCTGCTATCTAAGGGTGGGCCGAACTACTCGGCTTATACGTTTGTCTACAATATTTATAAATCGGCCTTTACCGATCTGAAATTCAGCATGGCGATGACGCAGTCGATTTTCCTGTTCGCCGTGATCTCGCTTGTCACCCTGATCCTGATGAAAGTATCGAACCGCTTTGTGTATTACGAGGGAGAACGATAGGAGGAGAGTTACATGAACAGCCGAAAAATAGCGGTAAAAGCGTCTCAATATACCATGCTGATTGTAGCATTAATGCTGTTCGCAGGGCCTCTGGTATGGATGCTCTCGACCATGCTGAAAACTAAAGCGGAAACCTACAAGGTACCTCCAACCATTCTGCCGGACACATTCAGTCTGGAAGCTTTTGAACGGTTGTTCGCTGTCCAGCCGATGATGTGGCAGTGGATTCAAAATTCGTTTATCATTTCCTTCTTTGTTGCAGCGGGAGCGGTGGTGTCCAGTTCACTTGTCGCTTACGGTTTCTCCCGTTTTGCAACCAAGTATCGGAATATTCTGTTCCCGGTAGTGCTTGTTACCTTAATGATTCCTCCATCCATTATGATGATTCCCTCGTATGTCCTTTTTTCCAAGCTGAACTGGATTGATACCTGGTTGCCGCTCATTGTGCCAGCCTGGCTCGGAGGCGCCTATTATATCTTCCTGTTCCGACAGTTTTTCATGACCATTCCCCAGGAGCTGGACGAGGCTACATATCTCGACGGCGGCAATCGCTGGACGGTATATGCACGGGTCATTATGCCGCTGTCCAAACCCATTATTATGACAACCATTATTTTTGCCTTTGTGAACTCCTGGCTCGATTTTCTTGGGCCGTTCCTGTATATCAAAAATGCAGAAATGTTCACGCTGAGCGTGGGTCTGCAGCTGTTAATTGGTCAGACGAGCCAGGATTTGCCGGCGCTCGCTGCGGGTGCATTTATCAGTATTGTACCTATCGGTCTGCTGTATCTGTTTGCACAACGTTATATCGTCGAGGGGGTGGTGCTTACGGGCACCAAAGGGTAGAATGGCTGCCTCGCTTTCCGGTTTTCGGGTGGATAGAACTTTTTTGACTTTTTGATATGACATGACTTAAAGGGGAGCTGTGTATATGAGAGCGAAGAGTAAACGGCTATTCAATGTATGGGCACTTGTACTTGCGACAATGGTGGTGATCAGTGGATGTGGAAATGGGGGATCGTCCGAAAACGCCGACTCTTCTAGTTCCGGCAGCAGCCAGAGTGAACCCGTAACGATCACATACTCCCAGTGGGGGACGGCAGAAGAGCTTCATCGTACACAGGAACTGCTGGATCAGTTCATGAAGGCCAATACCGATATTAAGGTCAAACTCGAAGGCAAGGATTGGGGCAGCTATTGGGACGGACTGACAGCGAATGCAGCTGGGGGTACACTTCCGGACGTGTTCAAAACAAGTTATGCATACGTGGAGAAATACGCCGAGCTTGGCATCTTCAAGGAATTGGACGGCTTGCTGGCGGAAAATCAGTTTGATCTGAACAATGTGGACAAAAGTCTGCTGGGACTTCACCAGTATCAGGGCAAACAAGTATCCTTGCCGATTGATGCCAACGTCATCGTCTGGTATTACAACAAAGCGATCTTTGAGAATGAAGCCACCAATCCTCATAAAGCTCCCGTTCCATCGCTTGAGCCAACGTGGGATGAAATTACCGACATTGCAACCAAGCTGACGCTGGATAAGAACGGAAAAAGCGCAGACGAAGCGGGTTTTGATGCCGCAAACATTGTGCAGTGGGGCTTGTCCATTTCACCGGGATCAACGATGGATTGGTTCCTGGAGCCGGAGTTGTGGTCCAACGGTGCAAAGCTGGTGAATGACGATGGTTCCCTTGCGCTTGAAACGCCTGAAGCGATGGAAGTGCTGAACTATTTTATCGATTTGACCAAAAACAAAAAGATCAACACCACACCTGCTCAGATTGAAGGTTTGGGTGGACAGGTGAACCTTGCGATTACGACATCCAAAGTAGCAATGAATCCGGGTGGCAGCTGGAATACAACCAACTACCAGGAGGCTGGGGTGGATTACGGTATCTCCTATTTGCCAAAATTCAAAACCAACCAAACCGTTGTTCAGCCAGCAGGTCTTGCCATCAGCTCTAATACCAAGCATGAAGAGGCGGCATACAAGCTGCTCGCTTGGCTGGCAGGTCCGGAAGGACAGACAGAACTGGCGAAACAGGGATACTCGATTCCGGCGAATAAGGCTGCAGCGGATGCTTATATTGCCACTGTAGGTGAAGATAATAAAATCTTCCTGGATGCGCAGCAGTATGGCATTGTATCTCCCTTTACAACCAAGAAAACCGATCTGGTCTGGACGTATGGTGAGCAGTCACTGAAACTTCCACTTGCCGGAGATGGTGATCTGAACGCAGCGCTTAAGGATTTGGCCTCTAAGATGCAATAAGCAGATAAAGAGGTGGGAAGGCTTCATACGTATTCTTAAAAAGGATTAAATTTGCGGCAGTTATGGGGGATAGCAAGCTCCCTGACTGCCGCTATTATTTTATAGAAGACTGTGTCCACGCACCATTTCATTGACTTCTGGCCAGTAGAAATATAGAATTATATTTGCCGCAAATTTGTGTTTGAAGAGATGAAATTGCCCCAATACGAATGGGGTTTAAATACATAGTTAAAGGAAAGGTGGGGACTTCACATGGCAAAATTGAAGGATATTGCAGACCGCGTTGGTGTATCGATCTCTACCGTTTCACGTGTGATGAAGAACGATGTCAATCGATCGGTCAGCGATGAAACCCGCAAAAAAATATGGGACACCGCTGAGGAGCTGGGCTATCGTTCACAGCGTCCGGTCAAGAAGAAAAAGGTCCAGCCCAAAACGGCATATGCGATCGGCTGTGTGGTTGCCATTCCCCAAAATAAATACAACAGCCCTTATTTTTCAGTCATTATGGAAGGCATTGAAAAGCAGCTTGCTGAAGCGGGCATGCGTCTGGAATTTGTGTACAGCATCGAAAACGATGGGGATATCGTGCAGCTGCAGTCTCTGGTAAAGGAACATCAGATTGATGGCATGATTGTGGTGGAACGGATTGATCCGGAAGCCTATCGCTGGCTCAAGGCCAATGTACGAACTGTTGTGGGTGTGGATATTACGGACCCGGACATTCCGGTCGTTGGTTATGATCGAGAAGAAGCTGCCAGAGAGGCAACAAATCATCTGATTGACCAAGGGCATCGGATCATTGCCTACATTGGCGGAGCAGAATTCAAGAATGATTTTCTGGAGGAAAAACGGTTTCTTGGTTACCGGCGTGCCATGACTGATGCGGGATTATCTATTGATAATGATTGGGTGATCGATGTGAAATGGGATGTTTCGCTGAGTTATGAATTGACCAAGCGGGCATTTACCAACAATGCGAACAGACCTACGGCCATTTTTGCGGCCAGTGATATGATGGCGATTGCGGCCATGCGTGCTGCAACCGAACAGGGTCTCCGCATTCCGGAGGATATCGCCTTCTTTGGGGTAGATAATATTGAAATATCCGAATTCACTTCTCCGCCGTTGTCGACTATTCATGTACCCAAGCTGGAGATGGGCATGTTCGCAGTTAAACAGCTGCTCGATTATCTGGATCATTCATATGAAGTGGCTGTCAAAATGATCGTTCCGTACCGCTGTATATTCCGCCAGTCTTCCAATGGCAAAATAGAATAGCTTTCAACCAAATAGTTCCCTTGTCCAGGTTTGGACGAAGGGAACTATTTGGTTAAGAATTAATCGTAGATCACATTTTTTCCTTCATCACTTAATTTTTTTAAAGATGTAAGCATGTGATTTATCTCTTCATCGGAGTGTCTTTCCCATGAAGCTAATTCAGCTACTATTTTTAGAGGTGATTTAGATCTGTATGAGCGTGTTGGGTTTCCAGGAAATTTTTTATCCGTTAAGTTAGGATCATTTTCAAAATCTCCTAATGGCTCTACAATGTAGATTCTTTCTTTTGCATTTGTTTTTGCTAATTCAGCACCCCACTTGGCAGCATTTAATGTTCCCGTAAAGTAAATGTGGTTAGATTTTTTGTCTTGGTAATTGGATAAGTATTGCGGTTCTAATAAATCTCCAATTTTCAGTTCTGCTTTGGTACCATGAAAAAAAGGTCCATTATCTAAGACATTTTTTTGGTCATCCATACCGATGCACCTCTTCTTTTTTAGATTTGTATTTAGCAGTATAGTGTAGGAATCGCCAAAAAAACAGTCTATAAAAAACATATAAATAAAGGTATAATCTAAGTAGAGGGAACGATATTGAGCGGAAATTACCTATTATAAGCTGAATGAAAGGTTATGGATTGGCACGGAAAAATGAACTGAAAATAATTAAGAATCGTTGGAAACGTTATTTCAAAAAGCATGGGGCAGACTGCACATTGGCAGGCTGCTCTTTTTTTTATAGCATTCTGGACAACTTCCGGTATTCCCGGGGTGAAATGCCCTCATATTTGCGGAACATGCGGCTGAAATAATGAATGTCAGGGTAACCGCTTTGTACACCCACAGCCTCGATGGAATAATCCGTTTCCCGCAATAGTTTGCGTGCCTCGCTCAGGCGGATGGATTGAATATATTCGTTGGGCGGCATGCCTGCCATCTGTTTGAACAATTTGGCCATGTGATCCACACTCAGGTTCATTTGTTTGGCAATGCTTGAATTGGTCCACGGGTCGGAAGGGGCGACCTCTATGCGTTTCATAAGTTCGAGCAGCTTCTCTCCGTGTACCGAATCATGACGCGTCGAACTTCGCCAGCATGAACGCAGCAGATGAGTTAATATTTGCAGCATCAAGGCTTTGCATACCAGTTCATATCCCGGTGGGCGCATCGTAAATTCATGAACTAGTTGCTCCATAAGCTGCACGGCAGCTGGAGAAGGGGTATATACCGGGTTGGAAGATAGCGGCGTCATGCCCTCTGCGCAAGCTTCCACACCGAATTTATGATGCAGAACCGTCTCTTCGTTCACAACCATGTCTGCCTCGGTCTGAATGGTCAATTCGTTGAAAAAATCAAAATGAATGCCGATAAAACGAGCTTCCGGGCTGGATACGACTTCATTCTGGTGATAGACCCCGGCGGGAAGCATGATGAGCTGACCTGCCTTCAAAATATGGTGTTTATCGTTCATATAAGTTGCAGCTTCACCTTGAGAGACGTACAGAAGTTCAAAATCATACAGACGCCGCTTAGCCAGTTTGCCGGGAGGAAGGCTCTGGAATTGTGCGTAATGCACGTTGGGAGACCATTCCTTGTAATTGGCGGTTCGCTGCAGAGGATATACCGCTTGTTGGAGAGACATTTCAAATCATCTCCTTTTCTAAGAATATAGGTTGTAATTAATCAAAATAGATCAGCTGAAACTGAACGGAATTGTGCAAATAATCTCTTTATCTCCTAAATAAATGATCACGTAAATTATTTATAATATATGTATTATCACATGTTCTTACGAGAGAGACAACATCACGGATTATGCTAAAAAGGAGAGGATTAAGATGCACTCTCTCCCTGTCGAACGGAGCACGAGTTATTGCTGTGAACCCCTCAGGTCAGTTGCTCAGTGTGGATTCCCCTCGGCTGCGGATTGGGAACGATGTGTTCCAGTGGAACTGGTGGACACGGTAACAGGCAGAGCGCCCCATCAATCCACGGAAGTTCGTTTTGGGTGGAGTCCCGAATACTTGCATATTCGCTTTGTATGCCAGGATGATTACGTCGTATCTGATTTCACGGAAAAGGATCAGCCATTGTATGAGCAGGATGTGGTTGAACTGTTCATTGATGAACAAGGTGATGGCAGGAGCTACATCGAGTTGGAGGTAAGCCCGCACAACGTGGTTTTTGATGCACTCATCCACAATAACGGCGACGGTTCGGAATTGAAAGCCGATGTAACCTGGCAGTTGGAGGGTTTGCAAACGGCGGTAGAAGTGGATCGTCAGGGCCATCGGGTGTATTTGATCCATATTCCCGCCAGTAACTTCAAGTCGCCCCTGACGAAAGGGGTATGCTGGAAGGTCAACGTTTACCGAATTGACGAGAATGTGCAGGGAGAACGGGAGTATCAGGCGTGGCAGCCTACGGGCGCTGTAAACTTTCATTTGCCTGCCCGGTTTGGTTATTTTCGATTGGGATAGTCATGCACGGCTGAAGAACAGGCTTGTATATTTTGAAGGAGGGTATTGGCATGAAAAAAGGGATTAACATATGGTCGTTTCCAGGGGATGCCTCTATTGCGGATTGCATTCAGACAGCGAAGCAAGCAGGTTTTGAGGGAATTGAACTTTCCCTTAATGGAGAAGGCGAGCTGAGCCTGTCTGCCACGGATCAGGAGATTCGTGATATTCAGGGACGCCTCGAAGAAGCTGGGCTTGAGATTGCGGGACTTGCAACCGGACTGTATTGGGACTACCCGATGACGAGTGCTCGTCCGGAGATTCGCACAAAAGCGCTGGATGTATGTAAAAAACAGCTGGAGCTGGCTTCGGCCTTTGGTGTGGATACTATTCTGGTCATTCCAGGTGCTGTGGGTGTGGATTTTATTCCAGACAGCGAAGTAACGGATTATGAAGTTGCCTACGAACGGGCACAAGAAGCCCTTGCGCATCTGCTGCCGTATGCGAAAAGTGCCGGCGTATCGATTGGTATTGAGAACGTATGGAACAAATTTCTGGTGTCACCGCTAGAGCTGCGTACCTTTATTGATTCTTTTAACTCAGATCATATAGGTTCGTATTTTGATGTGGGTAATGTGGTGCAGAATGGTTACCCGGAGCAGTGGGTTCGTATTCTGGGTCATCGGATCAAAAAGGTACACTTCAAGGATTACCGTCGTCAAGCGGGAGGCCTTCACGGATTTGTGGACCTGCTGGCTGGAGATGTGAATTACCCGGCGGTGATGGAGGCATTACAGGCTGTTGGTTACGATAACTACGTGACGGCCGAGATGATTCCGCCATACACTCATCATTCGAAGCAAATCATATTCAATACATCCAAAGCAATGGATGCCATTCTTGGACGTTCTCAGGACTAAATTCAGATAACAACGTTTATGAGGATATAAACTCTTTTTTTTGTGGGAGGTAGAAACATGTTGAAAGTGGGATTGATCGGTTTTGGGTTTATGGGGCGTATGCATTTTGATAATTATGTACGTCTTGCCTCTGAAGGGGAACCTGTGGAATTGGTAGCCATCTGCGATCTGAGAATAGAGGAACTGAAGAACGGTAAAGCAGCTGGTAATATGGCGACAGAGCAAGAGGTATATGATCTCACACCTTATCATTTGTACGACAACATCGATGCGATGCTGGAGCAAGAGAAACTGGATATCATTGATATTACGCTGCCTACGCCACTGCATGCTGAACTAACGTGTTCTTTGCTGGAGAAAGGCTATCATGTGCTGTGTGAGAAGCCGGTTGCGCGCCATTCGGCGGAAGGCTGGAAGATGGCAGAGGCCGCCAAAGCAACCGGAAAAACACTGATGATTGGTCAATGTTTGCGTTTCTGGCCGGCCTATACTTATCTGAAATCCGTTGTAGAAGACGGCCGCTATGGAGCGGTCAACGCAGGTTATTTCTTCCGTGGTTCGGGTTTGCCTCAAGAGTGGTTCCTGGATGGCGAGAAAAGTGGTGGCTGCATATTAGATATGCACATTCATGATGCGGATATTATTCACTGGGTGTTTGGCAAACCGGATCAAGTAACCACGCTGGCTCGCAACGTCATTCCGGGAAGCGGCTATGATACGGTCTCCACCAACTATGTATACCCTGATGGAAAAGTGCTGAATGCCCAAGCCGATTGGACGCTGGGGGGAGACTACGGTTTCTCCATGACGTATCGCGTTAATTTGGAGCAGGGCAATCTGGTCTTTGAGAATGGTGAGCTGAAAGTAAATCCGAACAACGCTCCCGGTTTCGTCGCTGAGCTGTCACCCGACTCGGGATATTATCATCAACTGAAATATTTCATTCAATCTGTTCAAGCAGGTACGCCTGTATCTGTATGTACACCGGAAAGTGCAACAGGCACGCTTGAAATCATCGAAGCGGAGATGCGTTCGGCGGATGAGCGTGGGGCATTGGTTTCATTGTAGTAGGAGCAGGTTTGACGAATGTAACAAACTTTACCGTACAGGGGAATATGGATGAACAATGAAGAGGGGCTGTCCCGTGGTCATGAATATGACGGGACGCCCCTTTTGAGCATCCATGTCATGGCTCATCCCACTCGCTTACGATTCCGGTTTGAGCAGAGGGTAGAGCGCTAACGAATCGGAGACACGTTATTCAGGAGTTTAAAGCAGCTACGGAAATCTAAGGAACCTGAGACACGCTACTTTAAGATTTTGGGCCGTTAATAGCGTTAATTGTCACATATTTAGGAAATAGCGTGTCTGGTGTTCCTTACAATTATGAAAGAGGGGCGGGGGGACATATAAGACGTCCTAGGTTCCTAAGAACAAGAAACAAGCATACAACCAAGCATGCATGCTCGCTTGTATGCTAAAGCCTCCTAAATCCCTGCCTGAGTCCACCGACATAAGCAGTAATTACTCAGTACGACCCAACAACCCGCCAGTTATTCGCCTGCTCCACTGTAAGTGGTTGATGTCTGCGAATATAATCTTCCACCAGTGCCGCCATATCCGTGGCGCCTTCGTGAATTACCTTTTTGCCTGGATACATCGCATAATCACCGCCACCTGCTGCGCGATAACTGTTCATCACTACAGAGTACGTCGCGTCCATTGCAACAGGTAAGCCCTCACGTTCCAGCTTCACCACACGACTTCCCACAGATTTGGAGATATCCAGCTCATATTCGATGCCTGCCCACATATCGTAATTATAATGCTGTGGTTTCGGCTGCATATATGCGGGATTAACGACAACTTCGCCTGAAGCATCCACTTCAAAGTAACGCGCCGTTTGCTCTAATGCATCCCTAATGTCCTGACCACGAAGCTCCAGTACCGTTAGTGTGTTGGGATAGATGAAGTTAGATAACACATCCCGGACGGTGATGAGGGAACCGAAACCACGGGCCTCTTCACTGAGTAATGCGGTATTGGAGATTTGAGCCCCCGTTGCTTCCATCTGCACCTGATGTACAAAAGCAATGAAGGGATGTGCCGCGAGCCGCAGTGCGGCAGGATCGGTGATAGATAAGTCTCCGGCTACCTCGCCAATCGGCTGGTCGAGCCATGCTTGTGCTTTGGCTTCAAGCTCGTCTGTCAGTGTCATAACAGTTGCATCGGGCTGTACGTCACTATTTTCATCCAAAAGCAATAAGCGAGCCTGTTTTTCTGCAATCTGCCACTTTCCATTCGATAACCGATCCAACTCAATGGATACATGACCCGCACCGTTTCCGCTAAATCCAGGCTGAACCACGGTCACCCCATGTATTTCAGCGGTAAGCTGACGGTGTTGATGTCCAGTAAGCAGAACATCAATCCCTTCAATGTCACGGCAGATGGCGTACGCCTGATTTTCCCCGGTTAACCGCTCGGCAGGTTCGCCTGTCTCCAGATCACTCTCAAAACCACCATGATAACTGACCACAAGTACATCCGGCTGTTCATGTTCACGAATATACCCAACCCATGCTCGAATGGTTTCCAAAGCGTCAAGGAACTGTAAACCTTCTATATTTTTCGGATGCTCCCAATTCGGGATATAGTGCGTCGTTGCGCCCAACAAAGCAATTTTAACGCCCGAAGACAAGGTTTTGATTAGATAGGGAGGACCGAAGGCCGGTATGCTTGGTCCAGAAGGTTCAGTGTGCCGAGCTTTTTCGTCAGGATTCCCTTCATTAACGATATTGGCGGATAGCCAAGGAAAATGGGAATCTTCAACTGCTTTACGCAGCAGATCCTGTCCATAGTTGAATTCATGATTGCCCATTACGGCAGCATCATAGCCCAATTCATTCAGAACATGAATGAAGGGATGCACTTCGTGATCTAAAACAAAGGAAGCAGCATACGAGGCCAAAGGAGAGCCCTGCAGCAGATCACCGTTATCCACGAGCAGCAGTTCG includes:
- a CDS encoding Gfo/Idh/MocA family protein; its protein translation is MEKIKMAFIGVGDMGSHHCIGFDLLEDSEVRYICDMNEANVARTLAELKNSNPTIVSDYRELLAKEDLDAVVISVPNYLHREVAVAFLEAGKHVFLEKPVAHTIEDCDAIIEAAEASGRVLQIGLVYRYSNLYRRMEKELENGRLGDVKLMWCKEFRDPFPPADWFYDKTKSGGAIVEKDCHHFDIFNWMIQAKPVRVFASGGQHVMKQGEPNRIQNSYSHYPTKEISDTSIVDHAFITIDYDNGSKANLGLCMYLKPRNLMGEGLEIGLIGENGGQMVARNDKTIDIVGGQDWTKDHLEIDVSSDSIMGGHTGGQTQRIDFLKCVQEGRQPFASAQVGRNALLIALAAEKSILEERYVYLEEISG
- a CDS encoding carbohydrate ABC transporter permease, with amino-acid sequence MNRLRKYDTLLFFLFILPWIIGFITFFLFPFGTSVFYAFTDARLPGATNFNFVGIDNFTHMMDDPIFLKSLMNTMFFVVFGVPIVTAGMLGLAMLLNFNVKGIALFRTFFYLPTLVPIVATVIIWRLVFNSEFGILNAGLGALGIGKVDWIGGEHTIKPVIIMLQVWISGSGVLIFLAALKNVPRHLYEAAAIDGASGIRRFFQITLPMISPSILFVIIIQTMYNFQMFTEALLLSKGGPNYSAYTFVYNIYKSAFTDLKFSMAMTQSIFLFAVISLVTLILMKVSNRFVYYEGER
- a CDS encoding carbohydrate ABC transporter permease — encoded protein: MNSRKIAVKASQYTMLIVALMLFAGPLVWMLSTMLKTKAETYKVPPTILPDTFSLEAFERLFAVQPMMWQWIQNSFIISFFVAAGAVVSSSLVAYGFSRFATKYRNILFPVVLVTLMIPPSIMMIPSYVLFSKLNWIDTWLPLIVPAWLGGAYYIFLFRQFFMTIPQELDEATYLDGGNRWTVYARVIMPLSKPIIMTTIIFAFVNSWLDFLGPFLYIKNAEMFTLSVGLQLLIGQTSQDLPALAAGAFISIVPIGLLYLFAQRYIVEGVVLTGTKG
- a CDS encoding ABC transporter substrate-binding protein encodes the protein MRAKSKRLFNVWALVLATMVVISGCGNGGSSENADSSSSGSSQSEPVTITYSQWGTAEELHRTQELLDQFMKANTDIKVKLEGKDWGSYWDGLTANAAGGTLPDVFKTSYAYVEKYAELGIFKELDGLLAENQFDLNNVDKSLLGLHQYQGKQVSLPIDANVIVWYYNKAIFENEATNPHKAPVPSLEPTWDEITDIATKLTLDKNGKSADEAGFDAANIVQWGLSISPGSTMDWFLEPELWSNGAKLVNDDGSLALETPEAMEVLNYFIDLTKNKKINTTPAQIEGLGGQVNLAITTSKVAMNPGGSWNTTNYQEAGVDYGISYLPKFKTNQTVVQPAGLAISSNTKHEEAAYKLLAWLAGPEGQTELAKQGYSIPANKAAADAYIATVGEDNKIFLDAQQYGIVSPFTTKKTDLVWTYGEQSLKLPLAGDGDLNAALKDLASKMQ
- a CDS encoding LacI family DNA-binding transcriptional regulator, translating into MAKLKDIADRVGVSISTVSRVMKNDVNRSVSDETRKKIWDTAEELGYRSQRPVKKKKVQPKTAYAIGCVVAIPQNKYNSPYFSVIMEGIEKQLAEAGMRLEFVYSIENDGDIVQLQSLVKEHQIDGMIVVERIDPEAYRWLKANVRTVVGVDITDPDIPVVGYDREEAAREATNHLIDQGHRIIAYIGGAEFKNDFLEEKRFLGYRRAMTDAGLSIDNDWVIDVKWDVSLSYELTKRAFTNNANRPTAIFAASDMMAIAAMRAATEQGLRIPEDIAFFGVDNIEISEFTSPPLSTIHVPKLEMGMFAVKQLLDYLDHSYEVAVKMIVPYRCIFRQSSNGKIE
- the arr gene encoding NAD(+)--rifampin ADP-ribosyltransferase, whose translation is MDDQKNVLDNGPFFHGTKAELKIGDLLEPQYLSNYQDKKSNHIYFTGTLNAAKWGAELAKTNAKERIYIVEPLGDFENDPNLTDKKFPGNPTRSYRSKSPLKIVAELASWERHSDEEINHMLTSLKKLSDEGKNVIYD
- a CDS encoding helix-turn-helix transcriptional regulator, which encodes MSLQQAVYPLQRTANYKEWSPNVHYAQFQSLPPGKLAKRRLYDFELLYVSQGEAATYMNDKHHILKAGQLIMLPAGVYHQNEVVSSPEARFIGIHFDFFNELTIQTEADMVVNEETVLHHKFGVEACAEGMTPLSSNPVYTPSPAAVQLMEQLVHEFTMRPPGYELVCKALMLQILTHLLRSCWRSSTRHDSVHGEKLLELMKRIEVAPSDPWTNSSIAKQMNLSVDHMAKLFKQMAGMPPNEYIQSIRLSEARKLLRETDYSIEAVGVQSGYPDIHYFSRMFRKYEGISPREYRKLSRML
- a CDS encoding carbohydrate-binding family 9-like protein; protein product: MHSLPVERSTSYCCEPLRSVAQCGFPSAADWERCVPVELVDTVTGRAPHQSTEVRFGWSPEYLHIRFVCQDDYVVSDFTEKDQPLYEQDVVELFIDEQGDGRSYIELEVSPHNVVFDALIHNNGDGSELKADVTWQLEGLQTAVEVDRQGHRVYLIHIPASNFKSPLTKGVCWKVNVYRIDENVQGEREYQAWQPTGAVNFHLPARFGYFRLG
- a CDS encoding sugar phosphate isomerase/epimerase family protein: MKKGINIWSFPGDASIADCIQTAKQAGFEGIELSLNGEGELSLSATDQEIRDIQGRLEEAGLEIAGLATGLYWDYPMTSARPEIRTKALDVCKKQLELASAFGVDTILVIPGAVGVDFIPDSEVTDYEVAYERAQEALAHLLPYAKSAGVSIGIENVWNKFLVSPLELRTFIDSFNSDHIGSYFDVGNVVQNGYPEQWVRILGHRIKKVHFKDYRRQAGGLHGFVDLLAGDVNYPAVMEALQAVGYDNYVTAEMIPPYTHHSKQIIFNTSKAMDAILGRSQD